A DNA window from Micromonospora sp. NBC_01739 contains the following coding sequences:
- a CDS encoding PP2C family protein-serine/threonine phosphatase: MTLILRSAILNDIGLVRTNNEDSALAGERLVAVADGMGGLPAGEVASEIVIRILDELIPPTAPDSAADALRAVVSTANQRIHAAIAADPARDGMGTTLTAALLAGNTLVLAQVGDSRCYLLRDGRLTQLTRDDTFVQALVDQGALTRDQARQHPQRSLVTRAVQGADAPPTLGMLTVAAGDRLLLCSDGLSDYVTDDAIAATLGLHADRHQCGEQLVKLAHQAGAPDNVTVVISDVIDD, translated from the coding sequence GACCAACAACGAGGACTCCGCGCTCGCCGGCGAGCGCCTCGTCGCGGTGGCCGACGGCATGGGTGGACTTCCTGCCGGTGAAGTGGCCAGCGAGATCGTCATCCGGATCCTGGACGAGCTGATCCCGCCCACCGCCCCGGACTCCGCCGCCGACGCGCTGCGCGCCGTGGTGAGCACCGCCAACCAACGCATCCATGCCGCGATCGCCGCCGACCCGGCCCGCGACGGCATGGGTACGACCCTGACCGCCGCCCTGCTGGCCGGGAACACGCTGGTGCTGGCTCAGGTCGGCGACTCCCGTTGCTACCTGCTCCGGGACGGTCGCCTGACCCAGTTGACCCGCGACGACACCTTCGTGCAGGCGCTTGTCGACCAGGGGGCGCTGACCCGGGACCAGGCCCGGCAGCACCCGCAGCGTTCCCTGGTGACCCGCGCGGTGCAGGGCGCGGACGCCCCGCCGACGCTGGGAATGTTGACGGTAGCCGCCGGTGACCGACTGTTGCTGTGCAGTGACGGGCTCTCCGACTATGTGACCGACGATGCGATCGCGGCCACCCTGGGGCTGCACGCCGATCGCCACCAGTGTGGTGAGCAACTGGTCAAGCTGGCCCACCAGGCCGGTGCGCCGGACAACGTCACCGTGGTGATCTCCGACGTCATCGACGACTGA
- a CDS encoding type II toxin-antitoxin system Phd/YefM family antitoxin: MSAEAVHYNMHDAKTHLSRIIERVERGEEIIIDRAGTPVAKVVPLVRRANRTAIGSLAGQLDLSGDWDSPRTNAEIAADFGIGA, translated from the coding sequence ATGTCGGCTGAAGCTGTGCACTACAACATGCACGATGCCAAGACTCACCTGTCGCGCATCATCGAACGGGTGGAACGGGGCGAAGAGATCATCATCGACCGGGCGGGAACTCCGGTGGCGAAGGTGGTGCCGCTTGTCCGACGGGCCAACCGCACGGCAATCGGCTCCCTCGCCGGGCAACTGGACCTCTCGGGCGACTGGGACTCGCCCCGGACCAACGCCGAGATCGCCGCCGACTTCGGCATCGGCGCATGA
- a CDS encoding helix-turn-helix domain-containing protein yields MPLDHLRIPEDLWSHQDLRAALAARDIGSLFRLFTRHTGASQTRIGAAVGLEQGYVSRIIAGRKVTSIDVLERIADGCAMPDEARMTLGLAPRQRSYRADMADHRNTRHSDLPANRSWHEDVRAAAQLWEGDVNRRELLRQTVFSSAAYTLPALRWFTATSTQPVAQDGRRTVGQPDIDTIREMTATYRRLDNQHGGGHARTNVTRYLHHEVTPLVTEGRYDPATGRKLLTAVAELTQLAGWQAYDMAEHGLAQRYLTHALDLARNADDAGLGAEILAAMSHQATYLGHTATAVDLARAARQTAQRAGITVLTAEALVMEAHAHAAARDEHACATALHQAEQALDRADRSGDPQWLGYFDEAYLSAKFGHCFNALGQHRQAERFAARSLRMDERYVRGKAFNLALLATTQARHGEPDRASVIGGQALTLTTQLKSARAVRYVRDLQTDLMPHRRRPAVRHFITRIDAALGQRR; encoded by the coding sequence GTGCCGCTCGATCATCTACGGATTCCCGAAGACCTCTGGTCGCACCAGGATCTACGCGCGGCTCTTGCTGCCCGCGACATCGGTTCCCTGTTCCGGCTGTTTACTCGGCACACCGGCGCGAGTCAGACCCGCATCGGGGCCGCCGTCGGTCTGGAGCAGGGCTACGTCAGTCGGATCATCGCCGGCCGGAAGGTGACCTCCATCGACGTGCTGGAGCGCATCGCCGACGGCTGCGCCATGCCTGACGAGGCACGGATGACGCTCGGCCTCGCGCCTCGCCAGCGGTCATATCGCGCGGACATGGCCGACCACCGGAACACCCGGCACAGTGATCTTCCGGCAAACCGCTCCTGGCACGAGGACGTCCGCGCTGCCGCGCAGTTATGGGAAGGCGACGTGAACCGTCGAGAACTGCTCCGCCAAACCGTATTCAGCTCCGCCGCGTACACCCTGCCCGCCCTGCGCTGGTTCACCGCAACCAGCACGCAGCCCGTCGCGCAGGACGGTCGCCGAACGGTCGGTCAGCCCGACATCGACACCATCCGCGAGATGACCGCCACCTACCGGCGACTCGACAACCAGCACGGCGGCGGCCACGCCCGCACCAACGTCACGCGCTACCTCCATCACGAGGTCACGCCCCTGGTGACCGAAGGCCGATACGATCCGGCAACCGGCCGCAAGCTGCTCACCGCCGTCGCCGAGCTGACGCAACTCGCCGGCTGGCAGGCGTACGACATGGCCGAACACGGCCTCGCCCAGCGCTACCTCACCCATGCCCTCGACCTGGCCCGAAACGCCGACGACGCCGGCCTGGGCGCCGAGATCCTCGCCGCGATGAGCCACCAAGCCACCTACCTCGGCCACACCGCCACCGCCGTCGACCTCGCCCGCGCCGCCCGGCAGACCGCCCAGCGCGCCGGAATCACCGTGCTGACCGCCGAAGCGCTGGTCATGGAAGCCCACGCCCACGCTGCCGCCCGCGACGAACACGCCTGCGCCACCGCACTACACCAGGCAGAACAAGCCCTCGACCGAGCCGACCGCAGCGGCGACCCGCAGTGGCTCGGCTACTTCGACGAGGCATACCTGTCCGCCAAGTTCGGCCACTGCTTCAACGCCCTCGGCCAACACCGTCAAGCCGAACGCTTCGCCGCCCGCTCTTTGCGGATGGACGAGCGCTACGTACGCGGCAAAGCCTTCAACCTCGCACTCCTGGCCACCACCCAAGCCCGCCACGGCGAACCCGACCGCGCCAGCGTCATCGGCGGCCAGGCTCTCACCCTGACCACGCAACTGAAGTCCGCCCGCGCCGTCCGCTACGTGCGTGACCTACAAACGGACCTCATGCCACACCGCCGCCGACCAGCCGTACGACACTTCATCACCCGTATCGACGCCGCCCTCGGCCAACGCCGCTGA
- a CDS encoding Txe/YoeB family addiction module toxin — MKVQFAGRGWEDYLTWQRDRQMLRRVNALIEDIRRNGHQGIGKPEQLRGNWAGFWSRRIDQEHRLVYRIMDDTVQIAQCRYHYE; from the coding sequence GTGAAGGTCCAGTTCGCCGGCCGAGGCTGGGAAGACTATCTGACCTGGCAACGAGATCGCCAGATGCTCAGACGAGTGAACGCCTTGATCGAGGACATCCGACGCAACGGCCACCAAGGCATCGGCAAACCGGAGCAGCTCCGCGGAAACTGGGCGGGGTTCTGGTCGAGGCGAATCGACCAGGAACACCGCCTCGTATACCGGATCATGGACGACACAGTGCAGATCGCGCAGTGCCGCTACCACTACGAATAA
- a CDS encoding type II toxin-antitoxin system VapC family toxin, whose product MTLLLDTHVALWAITGDATLGAELLDQLRHEPDIFLSPVSLWEITIKQSAGKLGGPSDLAERVRGMGFRELPVTHAHAIAAGRLPPHHRDPIDRMLVAQAISEGLTLATRDASIPLYEVDVLKV is encoded by the coding sequence ATGACTCTGCTGCTCGATACCCACGTCGCACTCTGGGCCATCACCGGCGACGCGACCCTTGGTGCCGAACTCCTCGATCAGCTACGCCACGAGCCAGACATCTTTCTCTCCCCGGTCAGCCTCTGGGAGATCACTATCAAGCAGAGCGCCGGGAAGCTTGGAGGTCCCTCTGACCTCGCTGAGCGAGTAAGGGGCATGGGTTTTCGTGAACTTCCAGTGACCCATGCCCACGCCATCGCAGCCGGCCGCCTGCCACCCCACCACCGCGACCCCATCGATCGCATGCTCGTGGCACAGGCGATCAGCGAGGGCCTGACGCTCGCCACTCGCGACGCGTCGATACCGCTGTACGAGGTGGACGTCCTCAAGGTGTGA
- a CDS encoding NAD-dependent epimerase/dehydratase family protein, producing the protein MRIVVVGASGNMGTALLRRLRRERDIQVIGVARRLPPAGAGEPYDGVRWHSCDIGLPGAAEELTEVFTGAEAVVHLAWQIQPSHDRRVLRRTNVEGSRAVVDAVLRAGVPALVYASSVGTYAPGPKNAPVSERWPATGVPASSYSRDKAAVEEMLDGIERTHPGLRVVRLRPGLIFQREAGTEISRYFLGPLVPVRLLRFGRLPLVPANRRLRMQAVHADDVADAYARAVLGDARGAFNVATDPVLTPELVARHFHGWTVPVAAPVLRTAAALTWRARLQPVDAGWVELALNVPLMSSERAETELGWRPRVTAIEALKELFAGMAERAHTDGPPLSAAPTLPGRPAALTRARVAGHGNPY; encoded by the coding sequence ATGCGCATCGTGGTGGTGGGGGCGAGCGGGAACATGGGTACGGCGCTGCTGCGCCGGTTGCGGCGCGAGCGCGACATCCAGGTGATCGGGGTGGCCCGGCGGCTGCCTCCGGCGGGGGCGGGGGAGCCGTACGACGGGGTTCGGTGGCACTCGTGTGACATCGGTCTGCCCGGTGCGGCGGAGGAGCTGACGGAGGTTTTCACCGGGGCGGAGGCCGTGGTGCATCTGGCCTGGCAGATTCAGCCCAGCCACGACCGGCGGGTGTTGCGTCGTACCAATGTGGAGGGTAGCCGGGCGGTGGTCGACGCGGTGTTGCGTGCCGGGGTGCCGGCCCTGGTGTACGCCTCCTCGGTCGGCACCTACGCGCCGGGGCCGAAGAACGCGCCGGTAAGCGAGCGGTGGCCGGCGACCGGGGTGCCGGCCTCGTCGTACAGCCGGGACAAGGCGGCCGTGGAGGAGATGCTCGACGGGATCGAGCGGACCCATCCGGGGTTGCGGGTGGTACGGCTGCGTCCCGGGCTGATTTTTCAGCGGGAGGCCGGTACGGAGATCAGCCGGTACTTTCTCGGGCCGCTGGTGCCGGTGCGGCTGCTGCGGTTCGGGCGGCTGCCGCTGGTGCCGGCCAACCGGCGGCTGCGGATGCAGGCGGTGCATGCCGACGACGTGGCTGACGCGTACGCCCGGGCGGTTCTGGGTGATGCGCGCGGCGCCTTCAATGTCGCCACGGACCCGGTGCTGACCCCGGAGCTGGTGGCTCGGCACTTCCACGGCTGGACGGTGCCGGTGGCCGCCCCGGTGCTGCGTACCGCCGCGGCGTTGACCTGGCGGGCCCGGCTGCAACCGGTCGACGCCGGGTGGGTGGAGTTGGCGCTGAACGTACCCCTGATGTCCAGCGAGCGGGCCGAGACCGAGTTGGGCTGGCGGCCCCGGGTCACCGCGATCGAGGCCCTCAAGGAGCTGTTCGCGGGCATGGCCGAGCGGGCCCACACCGACGGCCCGCCGCTGTCCGCCGCCCCCACCCTGCCGGGGCGTCCGGCCGCCCTCACCCGGGCCCGGGTCGCCGGTCACGGCAACCCCTACTGA
- a CDS encoding DUF6236 family protein: MGARIGLYYPFIHFRDEAWLKLTSLYWDRMGRIVPSRYSLRDSDTVREFKDAGYIRDFHPVREQEESAWVFRELLASHGDQLRRRYGLHLSEGWPDEPTTVQSHAAHFGNPKLAYVFGPKINPQLLDQLEQLSLAEPGGSRDPRWVGMHPKLASLYMTALARAVASRRGAQPITDDALSHVGLGDFGMERLAEALLGDTAEPRPRSTYEAEQFMAGLSLRMVVPADMEGVSAHQLIKFRERYAAERDAFQQRIKAMVASIDVDGICDPDALRDHLHVQHEKLIQPHLADLERRLKDARIDTTLALINIKTEVPVGLAAVAAAIALKEQSLLIAGAAALSVWQVWQDRRHARRGELGGLPAHAYLYRIKSELQPADLANRIQALGRRLLPNKP; this comes from the coding sequence GTGGGTGCACGCATAGGGCTGTATTACCCGTTCATCCATTTCCGTGATGAAGCCTGGTTGAAGCTCACATCGCTCTACTGGGACCGAATGGGCCGCATTGTGCCCAGTCGATACAGCCTGCGCGATAGCGACACCGTCAGGGAGTTCAAGGACGCCGGCTACATCCGAGACTTCCATCCCGTCAGGGAGCAGGAAGAATCAGCGTGGGTCTTCCGGGAGTTGCTGGCCAGCCATGGTGATCAACTCCGCCGTCGGTACGGATTGCACCTCTCCGAAGGCTGGCCCGACGAGCCGACAACAGTCCAATCGCATGCCGCTCATTTCGGAAACCCCAAACTCGCCTACGTCTTCGGCCCGAAGATCAACCCGCAACTGCTGGACCAGCTGGAGCAGCTCTCACTCGCCGAACCGGGTGGGTCGCGGGATCCCCGATGGGTCGGCATGCACCCGAAGTTGGCCAGCCTGTACATGACTGCCCTCGCCCGAGCGGTCGCCAGCCGACGAGGGGCACAGCCAATCACCGATGACGCCCTCAGCCATGTCGGTCTCGGAGACTTCGGGATGGAACGCCTCGCCGAGGCACTGCTTGGCGACACGGCGGAGCCGCGTCCACGCTCCACGTACGAGGCGGAACAGTTCATGGCAGGGCTGAGCCTGCGCATGGTGGTCCCAGCCGATATGGAGGGTGTGTCGGCACATCAACTGATCAAATTCCGCGAGCGGTACGCGGCCGAGCGTGATGCCTTCCAGCAGCGGATCAAGGCTATGGTCGCCAGCATCGACGTGGACGGCATTTGCGACCCGGATGCCCTGCGCGATCACCTGCACGTGCAACACGAAAAGCTGATCCAGCCACACCTTGCCGACCTGGAACGACGACTCAAAGACGCGCGCATCGACACGACGCTGGCTCTCATCAACATAAAGACGGAGGTACCCGTCGGCCTCGCTGCGGTCGCCGCCGCCATCGCACTCAAGGAGCAGTCGCTGCTCATCGCGGGGGCAGCGGCGTTGAGCGTGTGGCAGGTATGGCAGGACCGCAGGCACGCCCGCAGAGGGGAACTCGGCGGGCTACCTGCACACGCCTACCTCTACCGCATCAAGTCGGAGCTTCAGCCCGCCGACCTTGCGAATCGAATCCAGGCGCTCGGTCGGCGCCTCCTGCCGAACAAGCCCTGA
- a CDS encoding NUDIX hydrolase, with protein sequence MVEGQDVGSTRWTIHGERVVDGSRRARLSIADVELPDGARFEQYVIRAPRSAMVAVLDGQGRLLLMRRHRFVFDRWVWELPGGYVDEGEDVAACAVREVEEETGWRPGVVEPLLAFQPWVATADAENLLFLARNAEHIGAPVDVNEAEQVAWIPLDEARHLVSQGEIVGAGTVIAVLDLVARKAQGEL encoded by the coding sequence ATGGTGGAGGGACAGGACGTCGGGTCGACGCGGTGGACGATCCATGGTGAGCGGGTGGTGGATGGTAGCCGGCGGGCGCGGTTGAGCATCGCTGATGTCGAGTTGCCGGATGGGGCCCGCTTCGAGCAGTACGTGATTCGGGCGCCTCGGTCGGCGATGGTCGCGGTGCTTGACGGTCAGGGGCGGCTGTTGCTGATGCGGCGGCACCGGTTCGTGTTCGATCGATGGGTGTGGGAGCTGCCGGGCGGCTACGTCGATGAGGGTGAGGATGTGGCGGCGTGTGCGGTCCGGGAGGTTGAGGAGGAGACCGGGTGGCGTCCGGGTGTGGTGGAGCCGTTGTTGGCGTTTCAGCCGTGGGTGGCGACCGCGGACGCGGAGAACCTGCTGTTCCTTGCCAGGAACGCTGAGCACATCGGCGCTCCGGTGGATGTCAACGAGGCCGAGCAGGTCGCCTGGATTCCGTTGGATGAGGCAAGGCATCTCGTCTCCCAGGGCGAGATTGTGGGTGCCGGTACGGTGATCGCGGTGCTGGATCTGGTGGCGCGCAAGGCCCAGGGCGAGTTGTAG
- a CDS encoding anthrone oxygenase family protein → MSQSIRIVVLAGATFSTGLVAGLFFAFACSVMPGLGATDDRTLVGAMQSINRKILNGWFLSVFLGGPLLVVAAVLGHFGAGGTVLGWLVAALVCHLVTFAVTMRSNVPLNDRLDAAGSVDASADLAAIRRRFEGPWVRWNLVRAVSSVAAFACLLGALLAR, encoded by the coding sequence ATGTCGCAGTCGATCCGCATCGTCGTGCTGGCTGGGGCGACGTTCAGCACCGGGCTGGTGGCCGGGTTGTTCTTCGCGTTCGCCTGCTCGGTTATGCCGGGTCTTGGGGCGACCGATGACCGGACCCTGGTCGGTGCCATGCAGTCGATCAACCGGAAGATTCTCAACGGCTGGTTCCTGTCGGTGTTTCTCGGCGGGCCGCTGCTGGTCGTGGCGGCGGTGCTCGGTCACTTCGGTGCGGGCGGTACGGTGCTCGGTTGGCTGGTTGCCGCACTGGTCTGCCATCTGGTCACCTTCGCTGTGACAATGCGGTCGAACGTGCCGCTCAACGATCGATTGGACGCCGCCGGGTCGGTCGACGCGAGCGCGGATCTGGCGGCGATCCGGCGGCGGTTCGAGGGGCCCTGGGTGCGGTGGAACCTGGTCCGTGCGGTCAGTTCGGTCGCCGCCTTCGCCTGCTTGCTCGGAGCACTGCTCGCTCGGTAG
- a CDS encoding restriction endonuclease encodes MARRKGLIAQMLDARKQAKKLQAQAEARWHRELIAEQKRQEAEARREAKQAEAAAKKAEAARLRHQLQEKRLADQAAAKAAREAVQRERTEERRRAADARTKAQEESAVKRLAEREAHARKIAEAEFRTDAISTKVAEYGQLLARRNRRASEYALELAAALSNGGPPAFVERLQHVLAQSRYPEGLTGKAAAHYDPASRELLIEYELPLRDVVPTVVAYRYTTGKGMVAVPRKEPETKKLYGDLLARLTLRTISEAFEATPSELVTGIVFNGYATTKDKATGRAIRPLLMSVGAERDKFAMVQLDEPELDPVLCLRSHLNAIVSPHPYDLEGVRPVVSFDLSKYKFVDEMDVVAGLDSRTDLLTLSPGEFEHLIRRLFESIGMKSWVTQASKDEGVDGVAVNEDPIVGGLCIIQAKRYSKIVGLEAVHALAGVMDHKRAAKGVLVTTSWVGKASRDFAAANGRIEIIEGRNLKHMLKEHLGLDVLIGLERIPPGWDRADLA; translated from the coding sequence ATGGCGCGACGTAAGGGCCTGATTGCTCAGATGCTCGACGCCCGCAAGCAGGCCAAGAAGTTGCAGGCGCAAGCAGAGGCACGCTGGCACCGTGAGCTGATTGCCGAGCAAAAGCGTCAGGAAGCGGAGGCGCGCCGGGAGGCAAAGCAAGCGGAGGCTGCGGCGAAGAAAGCCGAGGCAGCGCGCTTAAGACATCAATTGCAGGAGAAACGTCTCGCCGACCAGGCGGCGGCGAAGGCAGCCCGGGAAGCTGTCCAGCGCGAACGCACCGAGGAGCGACGCCGAGCTGCTGATGCCCGTACAAAGGCGCAGGAGGAGTCCGCCGTGAAGCGCCTGGCGGAGCGGGAGGCGCACGCCCGCAAGATCGCAGAGGCCGAATTTCGAACCGATGCCATCAGTACGAAGGTTGCCGAGTACGGCCAGCTGCTGGCCCGGAGAAACAGGCGAGCCAGCGAGTATGCCCTAGAACTTGCGGCGGCCCTGTCGAACGGCGGACCACCCGCGTTTGTTGAGCGCCTGCAACACGTACTCGCCCAGTCCCGATACCCGGAGGGCCTGACAGGCAAGGCTGCCGCTCACTACGACCCTGCCTCCAGAGAACTGCTGATCGAGTACGAACTACCGCTCCGGGATGTCGTGCCAACCGTCGTTGCCTACCGTTACACAACGGGGAAGGGCATGGTTGCCGTCCCGCGCAAGGAACCCGAGACTAAGAAGCTCTACGGCGACCTCCTTGCGCGGCTAACATTGCGCACCATATCCGAAGCTTTCGAGGCAACGCCTTCGGAACTCGTAACCGGCATCGTCTTCAACGGCTACGCCACAACCAAGGACAAAGCGACTGGCCGCGCCATTCGGCCACTGCTGATGAGCGTAGGTGCGGAGCGGGACAAGTTCGCCATGGTGCAGCTCGATGAGCCAGAGCTGGATCCAGTGCTGTGTCTTCGCAGCCACCTGAACGCCATTGTTTCCCCACATCCGTACGACCTGGAAGGCGTCCGGCCAGTAGTGTCCTTCGACCTCTCGAAGTACAAGTTCGTTGACGAGATGGACGTCGTTGCTGGCCTGGATAGCCGGACGGATCTACTTACGCTCTCTCCCGGAGAGTTCGAGCACCTTATCCGTCGACTATTCGAGAGCATTGGAATGAAGTCCTGGGTGACGCAGGCGTCCAAAGACGAAGGCGTCGACGGTGTCGCTGTCAACGAAGATCCAATCGTGGGCGGGCTTTGCATCATCCAGGCTAAGCGGTACAGCAAAATCGTCGGCCTTGAAGCTGTACACGCACTTGCCGGAGTGATGGATCACAAGCGAGCCGCCAAAGGTGTGTTAGTCACTACATCGTGGGTGGGCAAGGCGAGCCGCGACTTCGCCGCCGCAAATGGCCGCATCGAAATCATCGAGGGCCGCAACCTTAAGCACATGTTGAAAGAACACCTCGGCCTGGACGTCCTTATCGGCCTGGAGAGGATTCCGCCAGGCTGGGACAGGGCAGACCTGGCATAA
- a CDS encoding type II toxin-antitoxin system Phd/YefM family antitoxin, which produces MRTVPYSEVRQNLAKMLDHVVDDAEEVVVTRSGREAAVIISLREYESLKETAYLMASPANARRLNEAVEELRNGGGEMHDLIDPDASSGEASAA; this is translated from the coding sequence ATGCGCACCGTTCCCTACTCAGAAGTCCGGCAGAACCTGGCCAAGATGCTCGACCATGTCGTGGACGACGCCGAGGAAGTGGTGGTCACCCGCTCAGGCAGGGAGGCCGCGGTCATCATCTCGCTGCGTGAGTATGAGTCGTTGAAGGAGACGGCCTACCTGATGGCCAGCCCCGCCAACGCGCGCCGTCTGAATGAAGCCGTCGAAGAGCTGCGCAACGGGGGTGGGGAGATGCACGACCTGATCGACCCCGACGCCAGTTCAGGCGAGGCGTCGGCAGCGTGA